One segment of Carassius auratus strain Wakin chromosome 2, ASM336829v1, whole genome shotgun sequence DNA contains the following:
- the LOC113120661 gene encoding apolipoprotein M-like: MLMNTLWGVVGSVMGLLYTGIQVMVPCLPPAPLSNDVISTDVYMGTWHFVAAAAWDEDDLKSFKTTDSSVLHIQKGTNGTLTATEGYRVGDKCQKNTWSYYISSVTEPFLFRTDFDAFVLIWDGKFVNCPSCIIIFLVDENEEASALLFARNEVTPDEVIQEFESKMECVLMDDVIKAPLKKGYCKLDEAA; the protein is encoded by the exons ATGCTTATGAACACATTATGGGGTGTTGTGGGCTCGGTAATGGGCCTGCTTTACACTGGGATACAAGTCATGGTGCCATGTCTTCCTCCAGCTCCTCTCTCCAATGATGTTATTTCAACTGATGTG TATATGGGCACTTGGCACTTTGTGGCAGCAGCTGCCTGGGATGAAGATGATCTTAAGTCCTTCAAGACCACCGACAGCTCTGTTCTTCACATTCAGAAAGGCACTAATGGCACCCTGACAGCGACCGAAGGCTATCGCGT TGGAGATAAGTGCCAGAAGAACACTTGGAGCTACTATATTTCATCTGTGACAGAACCTTTCCTGTTTAGAACCG ATTTCGATGCTTTTGTGCTGATCTGGGATGGCAAGTTTGTAAACTGCCCTTCATGCATCATAATATTTCTTGTGGATGAAAACGAGGAAGCCAGTGCTCTGCTGTTTG CTCGTAATGAAGTAACACCAGATGAAGTGATACAGGAATTTGAGTCAAAAATGGAGTGTGTTTTAATGGACGATGTAATAAAGGCACCTCTGAAAAAAG GTTATTGCAAACTTGATGAGGCTGCTTAA